Proteins from a genomic interval of Mycobacterium conspicuum:
- a CDS encoding pyridoxal phosphate-dependent aminotransferase, whose product MHTVASPAAIDVDDGFPTAIDPFALSLNENPFPPLPGVRSALIRSVDAANRYPEFLPERLRTLIAARVGLPTDRVVLGAGATGVALQMLQALTDPGDTVAFSAPTFDGYPIIARMARLKTVAVPLDQHGHNDLDGLAEAAAAARVVVVCRPHNPTGTLEPTAEIVGFLRRLPRDTIVLLDEAYIEFVAPEHRIDVAALTERFPNVVVVRTFSKAYGLAGLRIGYGLASAPVAETLWAQQLPFGIAITSLLAVAASYDAEYQLLQRIRKVIAERRYLRMRLGAMGIYSTDAQANFIFLPSSAARDRPWGDVFADTGLRVRHYDDGAARITVGSRQSSAAVLAAISALRTPAVVTAS is encoded by the coding sequence ATGCACACCGTCGCGAGCCCCGCCGCCATCGATGTCGACGACGGGTTTCCCACCGCGATCGACCCGTTTGCGCTGTCGCTCAACGAGAATCCGTTCCCACCACTACCGGGGGTGCGGTCGGCGTTGATTCGTTCCGTCGATGCGGCCAACCGGTACCCGGAGTTCCTGCCCGAGCGGTTGCGCACGCTGATCGCCGCTCGTGTCGGGCTGCCGACCGACCGGGTGGTGCTGGGCGCCGGCGCGACCGGCGTGGCGTTGCAGATGCTGCAGGCGTTGACCGACCCCGGCGACACGGTCGCTTTCTCGGCGCCGACGTTCGACGGGTATCCGATCATCGCGCGGATGGCGCGGCTGAAGACGGTGGCGGTGCCACTGGACCAGCACGGCCACAACGATCTCGACGGGCTGGCCGAGGCCGCCGCGGCCGCACGCGTGGTGGTGGTATGCCGGCCGCACAATCCGACCGGCACGCTGGAGCCGACGGCCGAGATCGTGGGCTTCCTGCGGCGGCTGCCGCGCGACACCATCGTCCTGCTCGACGAGGCGTACATCGAATTCGTCGCGCCCGAGCACCGGATCGACGTTGCGGCGCTGACCGAACGCTTTCCCAACGTGGTTGTGGTACGGACCTTTTCCAAGGCCTACGGGCTTGCGGGCCTGCGCATCGGCTATGGCTTGGCATCCGCGCCCGTAGCCGAGACGCTGTGGGCCCAGCAGCTGCCGTTCGGCATCGCGATCACCAGCCTGCTTGCGGTCGCGGCGTCCTACGACGCCGAATATCAGCTGCTGCAACGGATCCGGAAGGTCATCGCCGAACGCCGCTATCTGCGGATGCGGCTGGGCGCCATGGGGATATACAGCACGGACGCCCAAGCCAACTTCATCTTCCTGCCGTCAAGCGCAGCGCGGGATCGGCCGTGGGGCGACGTGTTCGCCGACACCGGACTGCGAGTTCGACACTACGACGACGGTGCCGCACGAATCACCGTGGGCAGCCGCCAGTCCAGTGCGGCGGTGTTGGCGGCGATCTCCGCGTTGCGTACGCCCGCGGTGGTGACCGCAAGCTGA
- a CDS encoding thiamine pyrophosphate-binding protein produces the protein MPRTHRVVDHIVEHLAAIGIDHIFGVDGANIEDLFDAAHFHPGITAILAKHEFSAATMADGYSRSGAGLGSGLGVVAATSGGGALNLVAGLGEALASRVPVLALVGQTPTPMDGLGSFQDTSGRNGALDAEAVFSAVSLSCERVLDPADIVTALPRAIAAARTGGPSVLLLPKDIQQGAVAIPDIPKRNGHPVAELRPIGNPNTIATVLRNARGPVTIIAGEQVARDDARVELEALRAVLRARVATVPDAKDASGTPGFGSSSALGVTGVMGHPSVAEAAAASAVCLVVGTRLSVTARTGLDDVLARVRTLSIGSAQPYVRCTHVHTDDLRGSLRMLTQALSGRGRPVGVRVPDAVPHTELRPPPHAGAGVRYRDAMAVLDGALPDGTDVVVDAGNTGASAVHYLPARRGGRFAVALGMGGMGYSFGAGIGMAFGRANSGRRAGRTVVIAGDGAFFMHGMEVHTAVHYRLPVTFVLFNNNAHAMCVTREQLFYDDLYGYNRFRPSRLGAGLAAMFPGLTSVDVSDLDGFAAALRAALDVDGPAVVSVECAADEVPPFAPFLAAMTAKSSAAEKIPTTKENRTDVAASA, from the coding sequence ATGCCAAGAACGCACCGGGTGGTCGACCACATCGTCGAACATCTCGCGGCAATCGGAATCGACCACATCTTCGGAGTTGACGGCGCCAACATCGAAGACCTGTTTGACGCGGCACACTTTCACCCCGGAATCACCGCGATCCTGGCTAAGCACGAGTTTTCGGCCGCAACGATGGCCGACGGGTACAGCCGCAGCGGGGCCGGACTGGGATCCGGATTGGGAGTGGTGGCCGCGACCTCGGGTGGCGGCGCGCTGAATCTGGTGGCCGGCCTGGGGGAAGCGCTGGCCAGTCGCGTTCCGGTGCTGGCTCTGGTGGGCCAAACGCCCACTCCGATGGACGGTTTGGGCAGCTTTCAGGACACCAGCGGCCGCAACGGAGCCCTGGACGCCGAGGCGGTGTTCTCCGCGGTGTCGCTGTCCTGCGAGCGGGTCCTCGACCCGGCGGACATCGTCACCGCACTGCCCCGGGCCATCGCGGCGGCGCGCACCGGCGGGCCGTCGGTTCTCTTGCTGCCCAAGGACATTCAACAGGGCGCCGTGGCCATCCCGGATATCCCGAAACGAAACGGACACCCGGTCGCCGAGCTGCGACCCATCGGTAACCCGAACACGATCGCCACGGTGCTGCGCAACGCGCGCGGCCCGGTCACCATCATCGCGGGCGAGCAGGTGGCCCGTGACGACGCCCGTGTCGAGCTCGAAGCACTTCGTGCGGTGTTGCGCGCGCGGGTAGCGACCGTCCCGGACGCCAAAGATGCTTCCGGCACACCGGGTTTCGGCTCCTCATCCGCCCTTGGGGTGACCGGTGTGATGGGCCACCCGAGTGTGGCCGAAGCGGCGGCCGCCAGTGCGGTGTGCCTGGTGGTCGGCACCCGACTTTCGGTCACCGCCCGCACCGGGCTGGACGACGTGCTGGCGCGGGTGCGGACGCTGTCGATTGGGTCGGCGCAGCCCTATGTTCGGTGCACCCACGTGCACACCGACGACCTGCGTGGCTCCCTGCGCATGCTGACCCAGGCGCTGTCCGGCCGCGGACGGCCGGTGGGCGTGCGGGTGCCCGATGCGGTGCCGCACACCGAATTGCGGCCCCCGCCCCACGCCGGAGCCGGCGTGCGCTACCGCGACGCCATGGCGGTGCTGGATGGTGCCCTGCCCGACGGGACGGACGTGGTGGTCGACGCGGGAAATACCGGGGCGTCGGCCGTCCACTACCTTCCGGCTCGGCGGGGCGGCAGATTCGCGGTCGCCCTCGGCATGGGCGGCATGGGCTACAGCTTCGGCGCCGGCATCGGGATGGCTTTCGGTCGCGCCAACAGCGGCCGACGAGCCGGACGCACGGTGGTAATCGCCGGGGACGGCGCGTTTTTCATGCACGGCATGGAGGTGCACACCGCGGTGCACTACCGGCTTCCCGTGACGTTCGTGTTGTTCAACAACAACGCCCATGCCATGTGCGTGACCCGCGAGCAACTGTTTTACGACGACCTGTACGGCTACAACCGGTTTCGGCCCAGCCGGCTGGGTGCCGGCCTGGCGGCGATGTTTCCGGGCCTGACGTCCGTCGATGTCAGCGACCTTGACGGCTTTGCCGCCGCCCTGCGCGCGGCGCTGGATGTCGACGGCCCGGCGGTGGTCAGCGTCGAATGCGCCGCCGACGAAGTCCCGCCGTTCGCGCCATTTCTCGCCGCGATGACAGCGAAAAGCTCTGCCGCAGAAAAGATTCCAACCACAAAGGAGAACCGGACCGATGTCGCTGCCAGCGCTTGA
- a CDS encoding adenylate kinase, with the protein MKIVLLGPPGAGKGTQAEKLSEKLGIPQISTGDLFRQNIGDGTKLGLEAKRYLDAGDLVPAELTNQLVDERLDHADAANGFILDGYPRSVAQAEALHQMLERRGTDIDAVVEFKVSEDELFERLAARGRADDTEEVIRNRMKVYRDETAPLLEYYSGELKTVDAVGSVDEVFARALHALGK; encoded by the coding sequence GTGAAGATCGTTTTGCTTGGACCGCCCGGCGCGGGCAAGGGGACGCAGGCCGAGAAGCTATCCGAGAAGCTTGGGATCCCGCAGATATCGACCGGCGACCTGTTCCGGCAAAACATCGGCGACGGCACCAAACTCGGCCTGGAGGCCAAACGCTATCTGGACGCCGGCGACCTGGTGCCGGCCGAACTGACCAATCAGCTCGTCGACGAGCGCCTGGACCATGCCGACGCGGCCAACGGGTTCATCCTGGACGGCTACCCACGCTCGGTCGCGCAGGCCGAGGCGCTGCACCAGATGCTCGAGCGCCGGGGCACTGACATCGATGCGGTGGTGGAGTTCAAGGTGTCCGAAGACGAGCTGTTCGAACGCCTCGCGGCGCGTGGTCGCGCCGACGACACCGAAGAGGTGATCCGCAACAGGATGAAGGTCTACCGGGATGAGACCGCGCCGTTGCTGGAGTACTACAGCGGAGAGCTGAAGACAGTCGACGCCGTCGGCAGCGTGGATGAGGTGTTCGCCCGCGCGCTGCACGCCCTGGGGAAATAG
- the map gene encoding type I methionyl aminopeptidase — translation MRTLARLRGRRVVPQRTAGELDAMAAAGAVVATALQAVYAAAGPGVSTLSLDQIAESVIREAGAIPSFLGYHGYPASICASVNDRVVHGIPSAAETLSLGDLVSIDCGAVLDGWHGDAAVSFGIGSLDPADAALSDATRESLEAGIAAMVVGNRLTDVAHAIERGTRAAEVRYGRAFGIVQGYGGHGIGRQMHMDPFLPNEGTPGRGPLLAAGSVLAIEPMLTLGTGKTVVLDDEWTVTTADGSRAAHWEHTVAVTEAGPRILTVA, via the coding sequence ATGCGCACGCTGGCACGGCTCCGAGGCCGCCGGGTCGTGCCGCAGCGCACCGCGGGTGAACTCGACGCGATGGCCGCCGCCGGTGCGGTGGTCGCAACCGCGCTGCAGGCCGTGTACGCGGCCGCGGGTCCGGGGGTGTCGACCCTGAGCCTCGACCAGATCGCCGAGTCGGTGATCCGCGAGGCGGGCGCCATCCCGTCGTTCCTGGGCTACCACGGCTACCCGGCGTCGATCTGCGCCTCGGTCAACGACCGAGTGGTGCACGGCATCCCCTCGGCGGCGGAGACTCTTTCGCTCGGTGACCTGGTGTCCATCGACTGCGGCGCGGTGCTGGACGGCTGGCACGGCGACGCGGCGGTGAGCTTTGGCATCGGATCCCTCGACCCCGCCGACGCAGCGCTCTCGGACGCCACCCGCGAATCGCTGGAAGCCGGGATCGCCGCGATGGTCGTGGGCAACCGGTTGACCGACGTCGCGCACGCCATCGAACGGGGCACCCGCGCGGCCGAGGTCCGCTACGGGCGCGCCTTCGGGATCGTGCAGGGCTACGGCGGCCACGGCATCGGCCGCCAGATGCACATGGACCCTTTCCTGCCCAACGAGGGCACCCCCGGGCGCGGCCCGCTGCTGGCCGCCGGCTCGGTGCTGGCCATCGAACCGATGCTGACCCTCGGCACCGGCAAAACGGTGGTGCTCGACGACGAATGGACGGTCACCACCGCCGACGGTTCCCGTGCCGCCCACTGGGAGCACACCGTGGCGGTGACCGAGGCGGGCCCCCGCATCCTGACCGTGGCTTGA
- a CDS encoding 3-oxoacyl-ACP synthase III family protein, with product MRGDRGSVSTTRETTVSLTDVSTYLPGEPIGADYYAQFAESDDLRDNIMFRAPAFRHHVAPDETAIDMIERATRGLIERNGEDVIEGADVLITHTQAPDLPFYGAGGGIAHRLGMRPSWVLDLHNGGCAAFVLALNVARQLLTSGAGHTALIAVAQNAAGQVFDQPGVRRKAQAAVPGDGAAVGLVTLSDESPILGIECRTYGEYHGEMTLTAEPHRKWWAAGPGEMSIGFTESKITKVLARGNRQVPEVALAVCDRIGLPAKDIDLLVTNQPNRAFLRNWREALELPKERHRDTFDECGNLFGAGIPINLDRAISDGQLEAGDVVMMAGFAHAGDFAGAAAVRWGGRG from the coding sequence ATGAGAGGGGATCGAGGCAGCGTGAGCACAACCCGAGAAACGACTGTCAGTCTGACCGACGTTTCCACCTACCTACCCGGCGAGCCGATCGGCGCGGACTACTATGCGCAGTTCGCCGAGTCCGATGACCTGCGCGACAACATCATGTTCCGCGCGCCGGCGTTCCGTCATCACGTCGCACCCGACGAAACCGCGATCGACATGATCGAGCGGGCAACACGAGGCTTAATCGAACGTAACGGGGAGGACGTCATCGAGGGGGCCGACGTGCTGATCACTCACACCCAAGCTCCGGATCTGCCGTTCTACGGCGCGGGCGGCGGCATCGCTCACCGCTTGGGAATGCGGCCCTCCTGGGTGCTCGACCTGCACAATGGCGGATGCGCCGCTTTTGTGTTGGCGCTCAACGTCGCCCGCCAACTGTTGACGTCGGGCGCCGGACACACCGCGCTGATCGCCGTCGCGCAAAACGCCGCGGGCCAGGTCTTCGACCAGCCCGGCGTGCGGCGCAAGGCGCAAGCCGCGGTGCCCGGCGACGGCGCCGCGGTGGGTCTTGTCACGCTGTCCGACGAATCGCCCATCCTCGGCATCGAGTGCCGCACCTACGGCGAGTACCACGGTGAAATGACGTTGACCGCGGAGCCCCACCGCAAGTGGTGGGCCGCCGGGCCCGGTGAGATGTCCATCGGCTTCACCGAAAGCAAAATCACCAAGGTGCTGGCCCGGGGCAACCGTCAGGTGCCCGAAGTGGCGCTGGCGGTGTGCGACCGAATCGGCCTGCCAGCCAAGGACATCGACCTGCTGGTCACCAACCAGCCCAACCGGGCGTTTCTGCGCAACTGGCGCGAAGCGCTCGAATTGCCCAAGGAACGCCATCGCGACACCTTCGACGAGTGCGGCAACCTGTTCGGTGCCGGTATCCCGATCAACCTGGATCGCGCGATATCCGACGGTCAGCTCGAGGCCGGCGATGTGGTCATGATGGCGGGCTTCGCGCACGCCGGCGACTTCGCCGGCGCGGCGGCGGTGCGGTGGGGCGGGCGGGGCTGA
- the secY gene encoding preprotein translocase subunit SecY, with protein MLSAFISSLRTVDLRRKILFTLGIVLLYRLGAALPSPGVNYKNVQQCIKEATGGEAGQIYSLINLFSGGALLKLTVFAVGVMPYITASIIVQLLTVVIPRFEELRKEGQAGQAKMTQYTRYLAIALAILQATSIVALAANGGLLQGCQQDIIADQSIFTLVVIVLVMTAGAALVMWMGELITERGIGNGMSLLIFVGIAARIPSEGKQILDSRGGVIFAAVCVAALIIIVGVVFVEQGQRRIPVQYAKRMVGRRMYGGTSTYLPLKVNQAGVIPVIFASSLIYIPHLITQLVRSGTGGVGNSWWDKFVGTYLSDPSDPVYISIYFGLIIFFTYFYVSVTFNPDERADEMKKFGGFIPGIRPGKPTADYLRFVLSRITLPGSIYLGVIAVLPNLFLQIGASGGVQNLPFGGTAVLIMIGVGLDTVKQIESQLMQRNYEGFLK; from the coding sequence GTGCTCTCGGCTTTCATCTCATCGCTGCGGACAGTCGATCTGAGACGGAAGATCCTCTTCACCCTGGGCATCGTCCTGCTCTACCGCCTCGGCGCCGCACTGCCGTCGCCGGGCGTCAACTACAAGAATGTCCAGCAGTGCATCAAGGAGGCGACGGGCGGCGAAGCCGGACAGATCTACTCGCTGATCAACCTGTTTTCCGGCGGTGCGCTGCTGAAGCTGACGGTGTTCGCGGTGGGCGTGATGCCTTACATCACCGCCAGCATCATCGTGCAGCTGCTCACGGTGGTCATTCCGCGTTTTGAGGAATTGCGCAAAGAGGGCCAGGCCGGCCAGGCCAAGATGACGCAGTACACCCGCTATCTGGCCATTGCCCTGGCCATCCTGCAGGCCACCAGCATCGTGGCGCTGGCGGCCAACGGCGGGCTGCTGCAGGGCTGCCAGCAGGACATCATCGCCGACCAGAGCATCTTCACGCTGGTCGTCATCGTGTTGGTGATGACGGCCGGTGCGGCGCTGGTGATGTGGATGGGCGAGCTGATCACCGAGCGCGGCATCGGCAATGGAATGTCGCTGCTGATCTTCGTGGGCATCGCCGCCCGCATTCCGTCGGAGGGCAAACAGATCTTGGACAGCCGCGGCGGGGTCATCTTCGCCGCGGTTTGTGTGGCCGCGCTGATCATCATCGTCGGCGTGGTCTTCGTCGAGCAGGGCCAGCGCCGGATCCCGGTGCAATACGCCAAGCGCATGGTGGGTCGGCGCATGTACGGCGGAACGTCGACGTATCTGCCGCTGAAGGTCAACCAGGCCGGCGTTATCCCGGTCATCTTCGCGTCCTCGCTCATCTACATTCCGCATTTGATCACCCAGCTGGTCCGGAGCGGCACCGGCGGCGTCGGCAATAGCTGGTGGGACAAATTCGTCGGGACGTACCTGTCCGACCCGAGCGACCCGGTTTACATCAGCATCTATTTCGGGCTGATCATCTTCTTCACCTACTTCTACGTGTCGGTGACCTTCAACCCGGACGAACGTGCCGATGAGATGAAGAAGTTCGGCGGCTTCATTCCCGGAATTCGACCGGGCAAGCCGACCGCCGACTATCTGCGTTTCGTGCTGAGCCGGATCACCCTGCCGGGTTCGATTTACCTGGGCGTGATCGCGGTCCTGCCCAACCTTTTCCTGCAGATCGGCGCTTCCGGGGGAGTGCAAAACTTGCCGTTCGGCGGCACAGCGGTTCTGATCATGATTGGCGTCGGTTTGGATACGGTCAAACAAATCGAAAGCCAACTCATGCAGCGCAACTACGAAGGGTTCCTCAAGTGA
- a CDS encoding class I SAM-dependent methyltransferase, giving the protein MTRTEQDSWDLASSVGATATMVAAARAVASAEPNPIIHDPFAAPLVRAVGLGFFVRLVDGDVIASRPHDDAERDLQLETDSIAVRTRFFDDFFLNASRDGVRQAVILAAGLDARAYRLSWSSGSVVYEIDQPKVVEFKSATMATLGAAPTAERRTVAIDLREDWPAALRASGFDDTQPTAWSAEGLLMYLPPDAQDRLFDHITALSAPGSRIATEYHGNDPGGPTMSERAAQFNQRWAKLGCDIDLSGLFFDGDRNDIVEYLTGLGWQVSTRPRRELFADYGLVFPEDDTSQLRNIVSLTATR; this is encoded by the coding sequence ATGACACGCACCGAGCAGGACAGCTGGGACCTGGCCTCGAGCGTCGGCGCCACCGCCACGATGGTGGCCGCCGCCCGCGCAGTGGCCAGCGCGGAGCCCAACCCGATCATCCACGACCCGTTCGCGGCGCCGCTGGTGCGCGCGGTCGGCCTGGGCTTCTTCGTCCGCCTGGTCGACGGTGACGTCATCGCCTCCCGGCCGCACGATGACGCCGAACGGGACCTACAGCTCGAGACCGATTCGATCGCGGTGCGCACCCGCTTCTTCGACGACTTCTTCCTCAACGCCTCGCGCGACGGCGTGCGCCAAGCCGTGATCCTGGCCGCCGGCCTGGACGCTCGGGCGTATCGGTTGTCATGGTCGAGCGGCAGCGTCGTCTACGAGATCGACCAACCCAAGGTCGTCGAGTTCAAGAGCGCGACGATGGCGACGCTCGGCGCCGCCCCGACCGCCGAGCGGCGCACGGTGGCTATCGACCTGCGCGAGGACTGGCCGGCCGCCCTGAGGGCCAGCGGGTTCGATGACACCCAACCCACCGCGTGGAGCGCGGAGGGCCTGCTGATGTACCTCCCGCCCGACGCGCAGGACCGGCTCTTCGACCACATCACCGCGCTGTCCGCCCCCGGCAGCAGGATCGCCACGGAGTACCACGGCAACGATCCCGGCGGCCCGACGATGAGCGAACGTGCGGCGCAATTCAACCAGCGCTGGGCCAAACTGGGCTGCGACATCGACCTGTCCGGATTGTTCTTCGACGGCGATCGCAACGACATCGTCGAATACCTGACCGGGCTGGGCTGGCAGGTGAGCACCCGTCCGCGGCGCGAGTTGTTCGCCGATTACGGCCTGGTGTTCCCCGAGGACGACACCTCCCAGCTGCGCAACATCGTCAGCCTCACCGCCACGCGCTGA
- a CDS encoding MarR family winged helix-turn-helix transcriptional regulator has translation MASEKKRDPIAAARDNWERAGWGDVSQGMVAVTSVMRAHQILLARVETALRPYDLSFSRYELLRLLAFSRTGALPITKASDRLQVHVTSVTHAIRRLEADGLVQRVPHPTDGRTTLVQITDLGRSTVEDATVTLNEQVFGDIGISSEQSQALVSSIETLRRNAGDF, from the coding sequence GTGGCTTCGGAGAAGAAGCGCGACCCGATCGCCGCGGCACGGGACAACTGGGAGCGTGCCGGGTGGGGCGACGTGTCGCAGGGCATGGTGGCGGTGACATCGGTGATGCGAGCACACCAGATTTTGCTGGCCCGCGTCGAGACGGCGCTGCGCCCCTACGACCTCAGCTTCTCCCGCTATGAGTTGTTGCGGCTGCTGGCGTTCAGCCGGACCGGGGCACTGCCCATCACCAAAGCCTCCGACCGGCTACAGGTTCACGTCACCAGCGTCACGCATGCCATTCGCCGGCTGGAGGCCGACGGGCTGGTGCAACGCGTGCCCCACCCCACCGACGGGCGCACGACGCTGGTGCAGATCACCGATCTCGGCCGCTCCACGGTCGAAGACGCAACGGTTACGCTCAACGAGCAGGTTTTCGGCGACATCGGGATTTCCTCTGAGCAGTCGCAGGCGCTGGTGTCGTCCATCGAAACCTTGCGCCGCAACGCCGGCGATTTCTGA
- a CDS encoding sigma-70 family RNA polymerase sigma factor: MARVAGTRGASGAAEAALMKALYDEHAAVLWRYALRLTGDASQAEDVVQETLLRAWQHPEVIGDTERSARAWLFTVARNMIIDDRRSARYRNVVGSLDEEGAPEQSTPDDVNAALDRLLIADAMAQLSTEHRAVIERSYYRGWTTAQIATDLEIAEGTVKSRLHYAVRALRLTLQELGVTR; this comes from the coding sequence GTGGCTCGTGTGGCCGGCACTCGGGGGGCATCCGGGGCTGCTGAAGCCGCTCTGATGAAGGCCCTTTACGACGAGCATGCCGCGGTGTTGTGGCGCTACGCGCTCCGGTTGACCGGCGACGCCAGTCAAGCCGAGGACGTGGTCCAGGAGACGCTGTTGCGGGCCTGGCAGCATCCCGAGGTGATCGGCGATACCGAGCGTTCGGCTCGGGCGTGGCTGTTCACCGTCGCGCGCAACATGATCATCGACGACCGGCGCAGCGCGCGGTACCGCAACGTCGTTGGTTCCCTCGACGAGGAGGGTGCGCCGGAACAGTCCACCCCGGACGACGTGAACGCCGCGCTGGATCGGCTGCTGATCGCGGATGCGATGGCGCAACTGTCCACCGAGCACCGGGCCGTGATCGAGCGGTCCTACTACCGCGGATGGACCACAGCACAGATTGCTACAGACCTTGAGATCGCCGAGGGAACAGTGAAGTCGCGACTACACTATGCGGTGCGGGCGTTGCGACTCACTCTGCAGGAACTGGGGGTGACCCGATGA
- a CDS encoding anti-sigma factor family protein, translated as MNDMSTPFWGMGPPDPVNDANDGTLTMSDNDRYATWDAAYVLGSLSAADRREFETHMGTCAGCREAVRELSGMPALLSRLDRSDVVAIDETGPIGSVPEETVTPQMSPELLPSLLAAVRFRRRRTRVATWAASAAAAAVLGVGVFVGVESQSSTGAQQATASAEPMSQVGTKLLSSTVAVSSQHWGTFINLKCVCLAPLTAHHDTLAMVVVGRDGSQTRLATWVADPGHTATPAGSISTPINQIAAVQVVSADTGQVLLQRSL; from the coding sequence ATGAACGACATGAGCACGCCATTTTGGGGGATGGGCCCGCCTGATCCGGTAAACGATGCAAACGACGGGACTTTGACGATGAGTGACAACGACCGCTACGCGACGTGGGACGCCGCGTACGTGTTGGGGTCACTGTCCGCGGCCGACCGCCGCGAGTTTGAGACCCACATGGGGACCTGCGCGGGCTGCCGGGAGGCCGTCCGCGAACTCAGCGGGATGCCGGCGCTGCTGTCGCGGCTCGACCGAAGCGATGTGGTCGCGATCGACGAAACGGGACCGATCGGGTCCGTTCCCGAGGAAACGGTGACTCCGCAGATGTCGCCGGAGTTGTTGCCGTCGTTGCTGGCAGCGGTGCGCTTTCGTCGGCGCCGGACCCGCGTCGCGACCTGGGCGGCCTCGGCGGCCGCGGCCGCGGTACTGGGTGTCGGCGTATTCGTCGGTGTCGAGAGCCAATCCTCGACGGGCGCACAGCAGGCGACCGCGTCCGCGGAGCCGATGTCGCAAGTCGGGACGAAGCTGCTGAGCTCGACGGTGGCGGTGTCCAGCCAGCATTGGGGAACGTTCATCAACCTGAAGTGCGTGTGCCTGGCTCCGCTGACTGCGCACCACGACACTCTGGCGATGGTCGTGGTGGGTCGCGACGGCAGCCAGACCCGGCTGGCGACCTGGGTGGCCGATCCCGGTCACACCGCGACACCCGCAGGCAGCATTTCCACTCCGATCAACCAGATCGCCGCTGTGCAAGTCGTTTCCGCCGACACGGGCCAGGTGCTGCTGCAGCGATCGCTGTAA
- a CDS encoding SRPBCC family protein has protein sequence MSLPALEDIPAQIDGVTRIETHPREKATPIIMEQMRSVYPHDQVFGEYCTVNDYIDCPPDELFEYLADTRSLEEWTYSLRGFTPTDEPGLWLAYDRLGSETEIYTRTVVNEHARTVDYHCAWDQGKHLWMIYLMRVIDAQVVLDKPGSVVLWTNCHHPFYDHNPYPETAPPQRPVWVGDFWDMFGAGHALEMNNLKAIAEYRHHHGLPVTPYWMQ, from the coding sequence ATGTCGCTGCCAGCGCTTGAGGATATCCCCGCCCAAATCGACGGGGTGACGCGCATCGAAACGCATCCCCGCGAAAAGGCCACCCCGATCATCATGGAGCAGATGCGGTCGGTCTACCCGCACGACCAGGTGTTCGGGGAGTACTGCACCGTCAACGATTACATCGACTGCCCGCCCGACGAGCTCTTCGAGTACCTGGCCGACACCCGCAGCCTCGAGGAGTGGACCTACAGCCTGCGCGGTTTCACGCCGACCGACGAACCGGGACTGTGGTTGGCCTACGACCGGCTCGGTTCGGAGACCGAGATCTACACTCGCACCGTCGTCAACGAGCATGCTCGCACCGTCGACTACCACTGCGCCTGGGACCAGGGCAAGCACTTGTGGATGATTTACTTGATGCGCGTCATCGACGCCCAGGTGGTGCTCGACAAGCCGGGTTCGGTTGTGCTGTGGACCAATTGCCATCACCCGTTCTACGACCACAACCCGTATCCGGAGACCGCGCCCCCGCAACGCCCGGTGTGGGTGGGCGACTTCTGGGACATGTTCGGCGCCGGCCACGCGCTGGAAATGAATAACCTCAAGGCAATTGCCGAGTACCGCCATCACCATGGCCTGCCGGTGACGCCCTACTGGATGCAATGA
- a CDS encoding TIGR03086 family metal-binding protein: MDPVVAHQRAQDAFAAALANVGPDQLGAPTPCSEWTVHDLIEHVVSGNEHVGIWSGRNEVAPPRPDGNVAAHRATAAAAQEIFAGPDGMSTIFKLPFGEFPGQFFIGLRTSDVLTHAWDLATATGESTDLDRELATEQLAAVRAFVGPQFRGAGLPFGDEQPCSTERAPADQLAAFLGRKVQ; the protein is encoded by the coding sequence ATGGACCCAGTAGTTGCTCACCAGCGCGCCCAGGATGCGTTCGCCGCCGCGCTGGCCAATGTCGGCCCCGACCAACTCGGCGCTCCCACACCGTGTTCGGAATGGACGGTCCACGACCTGATCGAGCACGTTGTTTCCGGCAACGAGCACGTCGGGATCTGGTCGGGCCGCAACGAGGTGGCCCCGCCCCGTCCCGACGGCAACGTCGCGGCCCATCGGGCTACCGCCGCCGCGGCGCAGGAGATCTTCGCCGGGCCGGACGGGATGTCCACGATATTCAAGCTGCCGTTCGGGGAGTTCCCGGGACAGTTCTTCATCGGGCTGCGCACCAGCGACGTGCTGACCCACGCCTGGGATCTGGCGACCGCCACCGGCGAGTCCACCGACCTTGATCGTGAGCTGGCGACCGAGCAGCTCGCCGCGGTGCGCGCGTTCGTCGGACCCCAGTTCCGCGGGGCGGGCCTGCCGTTTGGCGACGAGCAGCCGTGCTCGACCGAGCGCGCGCCCGCCGACCAACTGGCGGCGTTTCTGGGCCGAAAGGTGCAGTGA